A single Anopheles maculipalpis chromosome 3RL, idAnoMacuDA_375_x, whole genome shotgun sequence DNA region contains:
- the LOC126565325 gene encoding ras-related and estrogen-regulated growth inhibitor-like protein, whose translation MKTEEKTNVPRVRIAVLGNVNVGKSALTVRYLTRRFIGEYSSNTDLLYKQTVTLDSGVLDVEIVDISAENDNGFPVEQIQWADACLIVYSITDRGSYEYAQRSLAELRQLQNAPSAYLVGNKADLDHLREVQETEGASLAASHAIGFCEVSVADNTPALYKAFERLLVESRARPVKPRKFSVSKMFGTLIGNNGARQPPVSQGTVVPCHKGELHKSRVMKRRQAFTATASL comes from the exons ATGAAAACGGAGGAGAAAACAAATGTGCCACGAGTGCGGATAGCCGTGCTCGGGAACGTAAATGTAGGAAAGTCTG CCCTCACCGTACGCTACCTGACCCGACGGTTTATCGGCGAGTACAGTTCCAACACGGACCTGCTGTACAAGCAAACCGTGACGCTCGACAGTGGCGTGCTGGATGTGGAAATCGTCGACATTTCGGCAGAGAACGACAACGGATTCCCGGTGGAGCAGATCCAGTGGGCCGACGCCTGTCTCATCGTGTACAGCATCACCGACCGGGGCAGCTACGAGTACGCCCAGCGGTCATTGGCCGAGCTGCGGCAGCTACAGAACGCACCGTCAGCCTACCTGGTCGGTAACAAGGCCGATCTGGATCACTTGCGCGAG GTCCAGGAAACGGAAGGAGCATCGTTGGCCGCTTCGCACGCGATCGGTTTCTGTGAAGTTTCGGTTGCCGACAACACACCCGCACTCTACAAAGCTTTCGAGCGTCTGCTGGTAGAATCACGGGCCCGCCCTGTCAAGCCACGCAAATTTTCCGTCAGCAAAATGTTCG GCACGCTGATCGGTAACAATGGCGCACGGCAGCCCCCAGTCAGCCAGGGTACGGTTGTGCCGTGTCACAAAGGTGAGCTGCACAAGTCGCGTGTGATGAAGCGACGTCAGGCCTTCACAGCGACTGCCTCCCTATGA
- the LOC126564717 gene encoding phospholipase A2 group XV-like yields MHARFLLVFCVVLFGCCSLSTGVFFNHGGTYLGSLKHIFRKYAHLLESERYLSPVIFVPGDGGSQMDAMIDKPSKVSILCQKHTTTFFNIWLNKELLLPLVIDCWIDNIRLVYDNVTRTSHNAPGVVTRVPGFGQSETVEWIDPSHASVGAYFVNIANALVSNGYVRDKSIIGAPYDFRKGPNEHKEYFLALKFLVEQTYTLNHDTPVTFIVHSMGAPMTLHFLQQQTAQWKAKYIKRVISLAGAWAGSVKALKVYAIGDDLGAFALSGKVMRAEQITNPSLAWLLPSPLFWKPNEVLARTQSRIYTMEQMSEFFDDLDFPEGWEMRKDSLPYTLNFTAPGVELHCLYGSNINTVESLDYQKSYDLSGTPVLKMGKGDGTVNARSLEACKQWTKQQKQPIVTKEFPGADHMSILADVNVIDNIVRLLLSDLTN; encoded by the exons ATGCACGCGCGCTTCCTGTTGGTATTTTGCGTTGTGCTGTTCGGCTGCTGCTCACTATCGACCGGAGTGTTTTTCAACCACGGCGGCACCTACTTGGGTTCGCTGAAACACATCTTCAGAAAGTATGCCCATCTGCTAGAATCGGAACGCTACCTATCGCCCGTTATTTTTG tTCCGGGCGATGGCGGAAGCCAGATGGATGCAATGATCGATAAGCCCAGCAAGGTGTCGATCCTGTGTCAGAAGCACACAACCACCTTCTTCAACATCTGGCTTAATAAAGAACTTTTGCTTCCGCTTGTGATCGACTGCTGGATCGACAACATTCGGCTGGTGTATGATAATGTAACGCGCACCTCGCATAACGCTCCCGGCGTTGTAACGCGTGTGCCAGGCTTCGGACAGTCGGAAACGGTCGAATGGATCGATCCGTCCCATGCATCGGTCGGTGCGTACTTTGTCAACATTGCCAATGCACTCGTTTCAAATGGGTACGTGCGGGACAAATCAATCATTGGCGCTCCATATGACTTCCGGAAGGGTCCTA ATGAGCATAAAGAATATTTTCTCGCGCTAAAGTTCTTGGTCGAGCAGACGTACACGCTGAACCACGATACACCGGTCACGTTCATTGTGCACAGTATGGGTGCCCCGATGACGCTACACTTCCTGCAGCAGCAAACGGCGCAATGGAAAGCGAAATACATAAAGCGTGTAATTTCGCTTGCTGGAGCCTGGGCCGGCAGTGTCAAAGCCCTCAAGGTGTACGCGATCGGAGACGATCTGGGTGCGTTCGCGCTGAGCGGCAAGGTGATGCGTGCCGAGCAGATCACTAACCCTTCGCTGGCCTGGCTGCTACCGTCACCATTGTTCTGGAAACCAAACGAGGTGCTCGCACGGACACAGTCACGCATTTACACCATGGAACAGATGAGCGAATTTTTTGACGATCTCGACTTCCCGGAAGGGTGGGAAATGCGCAAGGATTCGCTTCCGTACACGCTTAACTTTACTGCTCCCGGCGTGGAATTGCACTGTTTGTACGGTAGCAACATTAATACGGTTGAATC GTTGGATTACCAAAAATCGTACGATCTCAGCGGCACTCCGGTACTGAAGATGGGCAAAGGAGACGGTACAGTTAATGCCCGTTCTCTAGAGGCTTGCAAGCAGTGGACTAAGCAACAGAAGCAACCGATCGTTACCAAAGAATTCCCTGGCGCCGACCACATGAGCATACTGGCCGATGTAAATGTTATCGATAACATCGTACGTCTGCTGCTGTCGGATCTGACTAACTAA
- the LOC126565081 gene encoding CDK-activating kinase assembly factor MAT1: MDDQVCPRCKTTKYRNPSLKLMVNVCGHTLCESCVELLFLKGSGSCPECNVALRRSNFRVQLFEDSNVDKEVQIRKRILKDFNKKEDDFASLDEYNDYLEMIEELVYNLCNNIDIINTNKRIEQYKRDNRDVIMKNKSKLSKDELELEQIVEYEKEQFEQRRKELAMIEAENRKQKTKNKEELIDSLMASYEDASAIVDKFTQKAEQSQIQLPKPVAPPPVAKQTHFSSGIATGFQGQHGFLAVPKLEEGPLFTYEPQGFETDGPTPPALEEVIESGYIRHIRLENLAEKAGGFQTNISCLRAIQEALAGLYHG; this comes from the coding sequence atGGATGACCAAGTGTGCCCGCGTTGTAAAACGACCAAATACCGAAATCCCTCCCTGAAGCTGATGGTAAACGTTTGCGGTCACACATTGTGCGAAAGCTGTGTAGAGCTGCTGTTCCTGAAAGGGTCCGGTTCGTGTCCGGAGTGTAATGTGGCACTGCGGAGAAGCAACTTCCGTGTGCAGCTATTTGAAGATTCCAACGTCGACAAGGAGGTACAGATACGGAAGCGCATACTGAAGGATTTCAACAAAAAGGAGGATGATTTTGCATCGCTGGACGAGTACAATGATTATCTGGAAATGATTGAAGAGCTCGTGTATAATCTCTGCAAcaacatcgacatcatcaaCACGAACAAACGGATCGAACAGTACAAGCGCGACAACAGGGACGTGATAATGAAGAATAAGAGCAAACTGAGCAAGGACGAGCTGGAGCTGGAACAGATTGTCGAGTACGAGAAGGAGCAGTTTGAACAGCGCCGCAAGGAACTGGCCATGATAGAGGCGGAGAATCGGaagcagaaaacgaaaaacaaggaGGAACTGATCGATTCGCTGATGGCCAGTTACGAGGATGCGAGTGCGATTGTGGACAAGTTTACCCAGAAGGCAGAACAATCGCAGATTCAGTTGCCGAAACCAGTCGCTCCGCCACCTGTTGCAAAGCAGACACACTTTTCGTCGGGTATCGCGACCGGATTTCAAGGACAGCACGGGTTCCTGGCTGTTCCGAAGCTGGAAGAGGGGCCACTGTTTACGTATGAACCTCAAGGATTCGAAACGGATGGACCGACACCGCCCGCGCTAGAGGAAGTGATCGAAAGTGGCTACATAAGGCATATACG